Proteins co-encoded in one Setaria viridis chromosome 9, Setaria_viridis_v4.0, whole genome shotgun sequence genomic window:
- the LOC117839923 gene encoding uncharacterized protein At4g22758 gives MPASGWTQALAPTAHPHYLHHLLERMAPLRVAAEGAPEPAAADRRLTRLLVNVTVDRSLWPVHLVLGADATVADLVRAAVAAYGREGRRSPLQHPGGGGGDAADGFELHFSKYSLESLRPEEKVLDLGSRNFFLCARRSSAAA, from the exons ATGCCGGCGAGCGGCTGGACGCAGGCGCTGGCGCCGACGGCGCACCCGCACTACCTCCACCACCTGCTGGAGCGCATGGCGCCGCTGCGGGTGGCCGCCGAGGGCGCGcccgagccggcggcggcggacaggcGGCTGACGCGGCTGCTGGTGAACGTGACGGTGGACCGGAGCCTGTGGCCCGTGCACCTGGTGCTGGGCGCCGACGCCACCGTGGCCGACCTcgtgcgcgccgccgtcgcggcctaCGGGCGCGagggccgccgctcgccgctccAGCAccccgggggcggcggcggcgacgcggccgaCGGGTTCGAGCTGCATTTCTCCAAGTACTCCCTCGAGA GTTTGAGGCCCGAGGAGAAGGTGCTGGATCTGGGGTCTCGCAACTTCTTCCTCTGCGCGCGGAGATCTTCAGCCGCTGCTTGA